The Leptolyngbya subtilissima AS-A7 genome includes a region encoding these proteins:
- the treS gene encoding maltose alpha-D-glucosyltransferase, translating into MTLLANSATVGADIALLAGRLTLKNEPLWFKNAIIYEVPVRAFADSNGDGIGDFRGLTGKLDYLQDLGVTAIWLLPFFPSPLRDDGYDIADYVNVNPIYGTLDDFKDLLQAAHQRGIRVIIELIVNHTSDQHPWFQRARRSPKGSPERDFYVWSDTYEKYQEARIIFQDFETSNWTWDSVANAYFWHRFYSHQPDLNYDNPAVQQAVFDVMDFWLEMGVDGLRMDAVPYLYERDGTNCENLPETHAFLKKLRKHVDEKFPNRMLLAEANQWPEDAAAYYGDGDECHMNFHFPLMPRLFMALRMEDSFPIADILQQTPAIPDNCQWGLFLRNHDELTLEMVTDEDRDFMYRVYAQDPEMRVNLGIRRRLAPLLGNDRRQIELLNSLLLSLPGTPVLYYGDEIGMGDNVYVGDRNGVRTPMQWNFDRNAGFSNASPQRLFLPLIVEAEYHYATVNVEAQRANPSSLLNATKRLISMRNHFRALGSGDFQILHPDNRKVLAFTRTYEDERILVVANLSRFVQTVELDLPGLKGWVPVEIFGRTEFPPIDESPYFLSIGAYAVYWFMLKPQVVPLPEVKPKVELPMLQLAGAWPTAFSQLQSAQTRGFTASLEILLPQYLSSHPWFGGRTRTVQTARITEVIAIPYRDRHAQMLELQVDYIQGSPQTYVLFLAMAEGEKALRLLNEAPQSVVARLNLASSDNVAVLFDAIADKSFLTALLEGIAQHRVYENAAGKLVADTTALFAELSKGDPNPSLGEEPTGDGLPFEASLMKGFHNNTSIAYAKTGSVAAQNRLILKLFQKVEEGQHPDLEVRRFLDEHQHFTHIPSIAGTLTYHRPAAEPITIGLLQEFIPDTRSGWDYTLDHLRDYFDLVVMDQSDIAEAPMPVGSPLAMEPVAVDEPPTEVFFPLPYCPLPSVDSPIPACKAINSYLANMQLLGQRTAELHLALAVDADQPAFTPEPFTSLYQRSVYQYSRNLTGQVFLLLKNRLSTLPPETRALATLVLEQHDACLQQFQSVLNHKITALRTRYHGDYHLEQVLYTGKDFYIIDFEGDPARSLNERRMKRSPLRDVACMLQSFYYAVNVALDKEVESGMGQSDHHHQMEQWAEFWYRWVSSTFVKAYLATATRDSFLPKTQQELEVLLNNYLVEQAIYNLGRELTNQTNRINIPLRRILHLLKIAPEGALAEPRALKKA; encoded by the coding sequence ATGACGCTCCTGGCGAATTCCGCTACCGTGGGGGCGGACATTGCGTTGCTAGCGGGTAGGTTGACCTTGAAGAATGAGCCCCTGTGGTTTAAGAATGCCATCATCTACGAAGTGCCTGTGCGGGCCTTCGCCGACAGCAACGGCGACGGCATTGGCGACTTTCGCGGCCTGACTGGCAAGCTAGACTACCTTCAAGACCTGGGTGTCACCGCCATTTGGCTGCTGCCTTTCTTTCCGTCGCCGCTGCGAGACGACGGCTACGACATTGCCGACTATGTGAATGTCAACCCGATCTACGGCACCCTGGACGACTTCAAGGATCTGCTCCAGGCGGCGCACCAGCGGGGCATTCGCGTCATTATTGAGCTGATCGTTAACCACACCTCCGACCAGCACCCCTGGTTTCAGCGGGCGCGGCGATCGCCCAAGGGCAGCCCCGAGCGCGACTTCTACGTCTGGAGCGATACCTACGAGAAGTATCAGGAAGCGCGGATCATCTTCCAGGATTTTGAAACCTCCAACTGGACCTGGGACTCGGTGGCCAACGCCTATTTTTGGCACCGCTTTTATTCCCACCAGCCCGACTTGAACTATGACAACCCGGCGGTGCAGCAGGCCGTCTTTGACGTCATGGATTTTTGGCTAGAAATGGGCGTTGACGGGCTGCGCATGGATGCTGTGCCCTACCTCTACGAACGCGACGGCACTAACTGCGAAAACCTGCCCGAAACCCACGCTTTCTTGAAAAAGCTGCGCAAGCACGTCGACGAAAAATTTCCCAACCGCATGCTGTTGGCTGAGGCCAACCAGTGGCCTGAAGATGCCGCCGCCTACTATGGCGACGGCGACGAGTGCCACATGAATTTTCACTTTCCCCTAATGCCGCGCCTGTTTATGGCCCTGCGCATGGAGGACAGCTTTCCGATCGCCGATATTTTGCAGCAGACCCCCGCCATTCCCGACAACTGCCAGTGGGGCCTGTTTCTGCGCAACCACGACGAGCTGACGCTGGAAATGGTCACTGATGAAGACCGCGACTTTATGTATCGCGTCTATGCTCAAGACCCCGAAATGCGGGTGAACTTGGGCATTCGGCGGCGGCTGGCACCGCTGCTGGGCAACGATCGCCGCCAGATCGAGCTGCTCAACAGCCTGCTGCTGTCGCTGCCGGGCACGCCCGTGCTCTACTACGGCGACGAAATTGGCATGGGCGACAACGTCTATGTGGGCGATCGCAACGGCGTGCGCACCCCCATGCAGTGGAATTTTGACCGCAACGCCGGCTTTAGCAACGCTAGCCCCCAGCGGCTGTTTTTGCCTCTGATTGTCGAGGCTGAGTACCACTACGCCACGGTCAACGTTGAGGCCCAGCGGGCCAACCCCAGCTCGCTGCTCAACGCGACCAAGCGGCTGATCTCCATGCGCAATCACTTTCGTGCTTTGGGCAGCGGCGATTTTCAAATTCTGCATCCCGACAACCGCAAGGTGCTGGCCTTTACCCGCACCTACGAAGACGAGCGAATTTTGGTGGTGGCAAACCTATCTCGCTTTGTGCAAACCGTTGAGCTCGATCTACCGGGGTTGAAGGGGTGGGTGCCGGTCGAAATCTTTGGGCGCACCGAGTTTCCCCCCATTGATGAGTCGCCCTACTTCTTGAGCATTGGGGCCTACGCGGTCTACTGGTTTATGCTCAAGCCCCAGGTTGTGCCCCTACCCGAGGTCAAACCCAAGGTAGAGCTGCCGATGCTGCAGCTAGCGGGGGCTTGGCCTACGGCGTTTTCGCAGCTGCAATCGGCTCAGACCCGCGGGTTTACGGCGAGCTTAGAGATCCTGCTGCCCCAGTATTTGTCTAGCCACCCGTGGTTTGGCGGCAGAACCCGCACAGTGCAGACGGCTCGCATTACTGAAGTCATCGCCATCCCCTATCGGGATAGACATGCTCAGATGCTGGAGCTACAGGTCGACTACATCCAGGGCAGCCCCCAGACCTACGTGCTGTTTTTGGCGATGGCCGAAGGGGAGAAGGCGCTCCGTCTGCTCAATGAGGCCCCGCAGTCGGTGGTGGCGCGACTCAATCTGGCCAGCAGCGACAACGTAGCGGTGCTATTTGATGCGATCGCCGACAAGTCGTTCTTGACCGCCCTGCTTGAAGGCATTGCCCAGCACCGGGTCTATGAAAATGCCGCCGGCAAGCTGGTGGCTGACACCACAGCCCTATTTGCTGAGCTGAGCAAAGGTGATCCCAACCCATCCCTGGGTGAGGAGCCAACGGGAGACGGCCTGCCCTTTGAAGCTTCGCTGATGAAAGGCTTCCACAACAACACGTCGATTGCCTACGCTAAGACCGGCAGCGTCGCCGCCCAAAACCGACTGATTCTCAAGCTCTTTCAAAAAGTTGAAGAGGGTCAGCACCCCGACTTGGAAGTGCGCCGCTTTTTGGACGAACACCAGCACTTTACCCACATTCCTTCGATCGCGGGCACGCTGACCTACCATCGCCCGGCGGCGGAGCCGATCACCATCGGTCTGCTGCAGGAGTTTATCCCCGACACCCGCAGCGGTTGGGACTATACCCTCGACCATTTGCGCGACTACTTCGACCTCGTGGTGATGGATCAATCGGATATCGCCGAAGCGCCCATGCCCGTCGGGTCGCCCTTGGCAATGGAGCCGGTGGCCGTGGATGAGCCTCCAACCGAGGTCTTTTTCCCGTTGCCCTACTGCCCGCTGCCCTCCGTTGATTCTCCGATTCCGGCCTGTAAGGCGATCAACAGCTACCTAGCCAACATGCAGCTGTTGGGGCAGCGCACCGCCGAACTCCACCTGGCCCTGGCGGTGGATGCCGACCAGCCCGCCTTTACGCCGGAGCCCTTTACCTCGCTCTATCAGCGATCGGTCTACCAGTACAGCCGCAACCTGACCGGTCAGGTCTTTTTGCTGTTGAAGAATCGCCTGAGTACGCTGCCGCCAGAGACGCGAGCGCTCGCCACCCTGGTCTTAGAGCAGCACGATGCCTGTTTGCAGCAGTTCCAGTCGGTGTTGAACCACAAAATCACCGCCCTGCGGACTCGCTATCACGGCGACTATCACCTGGAGCAGGTGTTATATACCGGCAAAGACTTCTACATCATTGACTTTGAAGGTGACCCAGCCCGCAGTCTCAACGAGCGCCGCATGAAGCGATCGCCCCTGCGCGATGTGGCCTGCATGCTGCAGTCGTTTTACTATGCCGTCAACGTTGCTCTCGACAAGGAAGTCGAGAGCGGCATGGGGCAATCCGACCATCACCATCAAATGGAGCAGTGGGCCGAATTTTGGTATCGCTGGGTCAGCAGCACCTTTGTTAAGGCCTACTTGGCTACCGCTACCCGCGATAGCTTTTTGCCCAAGACCCAGCAAGAGCTAGAGGTGCTGCTCAATAACTACCTGGTCGAGCAGGCAATCTACAATTTGGGCCGCGAGCTCACCAATCAAACCAACCGGATCAACATTCCCCTACGCCGCATTCTTCATCTTCTGAAGATCGCCCCCGAGGGCGCTCTGGCTGAGCCTAGAGCCTTGAAGAAGGCCTAA
- a CDS encoding PLP-dependent aminotransferase family protein — MPFSPITLAPHQILYEQVADRLQQLITEGTLKPGDRLPSVRKLRAQLSVSTSTVMEAYRLLEDRGMVVVRPQSGYYVKQTTLQLPQEPAPTAPPRQATDIDISLAFEVISLMRDPGLIQLGAALPALEHLPLAQLNRLMGKVLRDNTNAAHSYGTPLGCPELRAEFAKRMLDAGCSVHPDQMVITNGANEAIYFCLQALTQPGDTVAIESPTYFAVLEALKCLGLKALTLPTHPRDGISLPHLEEALQTGDVKVVLLVSNFSNPLGSCMDDRKKKHLVDLLNQYDTPLIEDDVYGDLCFEGTRPKAIKAFDVEKRVLYCASVSKTLSPGLRIGWCTGGRYHGKIAHMKSILNQNTAIAPQLTVAAFLANGGYDRHLRHLRRVYQDQMVHIQQAIRDYFPAETCVTRPTGGHVLWLEMPSGFDSLRLYQEALAQGIAIAPGVMFSASGQCYGNCFRLNTAVPWSEQVEQAMQTLGLVAKKQVAENFLRDDSHRRDNLLASNV, encoded by the coding sequence ATGCCCTTCTCCCCCATCACCCTTGCCCCGCACCAAATCCTCTACGAACAGGTGGCCGATCGGCTTCAGCAGCTGATTACCGAGGGCACTCTCAAACCGGGGGATCGCCTGCCCTCGGTGCGAAAACTGCGCGCCCAGCTGTCGGTCAGCACTTCCACAGTGATGGAAGCCTACCGCCTGCTAGAAGACCGGGGCATGGTGGTAGTGCGGCCCCAGTCGGGCTACTACGTTAAACAGACTACGCTGCAACTGCCCCAGGAGCCCGCCCCCACCGCGCCCCCCCGCCAGGCCACCGATATTGATATCTCCCTGGCCTTTGAGGTGATTAGCCTGATGCGCGATCCGGGGTTAATTCAGCTGGGGGCGGCGCTACCTGCCCTAGAACACCTACCCCTAGCCCAGCTCAATCGGCTGATGGGCAAGGTGCTGCGAGACAACACCAATGCGGCCCATTCCTACGGCACGCCCCTGGGCTGCCCCGAGCTGCGGGCCGAGTTTGCCAAACGCATGCTAGACGCAGGCTGCTCAGTACACCCTGACCAGATGGTGATTACCAATGGGGCCAACGAGGCAATCTATTTTTGCCTGCAAGCGCTAACTCAGCCCGGCGACACCGTGGCGATCGAGTCGCCCACCTATTTCGCTGTGTTAGAAGCGCTGAAATGTCTGGGGCTGAAGGCGCTGACCCTGCCCACTCACCCCCGCGACGGTATTAGCCTGCCCCACCTCGAAGAAGCGCTGCAAACCGGCGATGTCAAGGTGGTGCTGCTGGTGTCGAATTTCAGCAACCCCCTGGGCAGCTGCATGGATGACCGCAAGAAAAAGCACCTGGTAGATCTGCTCAACCAGTACGACACGCCGCTGATCGAAGACGATGTCTACGGCGATCTCTGCTTTGAGGGCACCCGCCCCAAGGCGATCAAAGCCTTTGACGTAGAGAAGCGGGTGCTCTACTGTGCTTCGGTGAGCAAAACTCTGTCACCAGGGCTGCGGATAGGCTGGTGCACAGGGGGCCGCTATCACGGCAAGATCGCCCACATGAAGTCGATTCTTAACCAAAATACGGCGATCGCACCTCAGCTCACGGTGGCGGCCTTTTTGGCCAACGGCGGCTACGATCGCCACCTGCGCCACCTGCGCCGCGTCTACCAAGACCAAATGGTGCACATCCAGCAGGCGATTCGCGACTACTTTCCCGCCGAGACCTGCGTGACCCGCCCCACTGGGGGTCATGTGCTGTGGCTCGAAATGCCGTCAGGATTCGACTCACTGCGGCTGTACCAGGAGGCGTTGGCCCAAGGGATTGCGATCGCCCCTGGGGTCATGTTTTCGGCCTCGGGGCAGTGCTACGGCAACTGCTTTCGGCTAAATACGGCGGTCCCCTGGTCAGAGCAGGTTGAGCAGGCGATGCAAACCCTGGGTCTGGTGGCCAAAAAGCAGGTGGCCGAAAATTTCCTGCGGGACGATAGCCACCGCAGGGACAACTTGCTGGCTTCTAACGTTTGA
- a CDS encoding YdcF family protein, with protein MLEPLRTDFARRWPKLTWKLGYWFSSPKKVTPVLLVVVAVVLVTSEPEYSQRMAVAGLALLVAYGVVMSPLFSIPATALLSSFVPRDTGESADAIVVLARNGRIQGDRYNTAVNMLAEGRSPNLLIMGLSQGVTVLKALDQRHLSPNLMLSAVCVKTTKQEAESAAVALGARGLKRVILITDTPHMLRAWLTFKGLGFSVVPHMEPLPIGVASRERSLLAIREYLGLVSYAGLGRFQGKLPRTLPQVARAMADDLPGDRCFMTAEQIRQTFRLS; from the coding sequence ATGCTAGAGCCACTTCGGACTGATTTTGCGCGACGTTGGCCAAAATTGACCTGGAAGCTGGGTTACTGGTTTTCTAGCCCCAAAAAAGTCACCCCGGTTCTACTAGTAGTTGTCGCAGTAGTCCTAGTCACCAGTGAACCTGAGTACAGTCAGCGTATGGCTGTAGCGGGTTTGGCGTTACTGGTCGCCTATGGAGTGGTGATGTCGCCGTTGTTTTCGATCCCAGCAACGGCGCTGCTATCGAGCTTTGTGCCCCGAGACACTGGGGAGTCGGCTGATGCCATTGTAGTGCTGGCCCGGAACGGCCGCATTCAAGGCGATCGCTACAATACAGCGGTCAATATGTTGGCCGAGGGGCGATCGCCCAATCTCTTGATCATGGGCCTCTCCCAGGGAGTCACTGTGCTTAAAGCTCTCGATCAGCGCCACCTATCGCCCAACCTCATGCTCAGTGCCGTCTGCGTCAAAACCACCAAGCAAGAGGCAGAGTCAGCCGCTGTCGCCCTTGGTGCTAGGGGGTTGAAGCGGGTTATTTTGATCACCGATACTCCCCATATGCTGCGGGCTTGGCTGACGTTCAAGGGACTGGGGTTTTCCGTCGTCCCTCACATGGAGCCGCTGCCCATTGGGGTGGCTAGTCGTGAGCGATCGCTGCTGGCCATTCGCGAATATCTGGGCCTAGTTAGCTATGCTGGCCTAGGGCGTTTTCAAGGGAAGTTGCCCAGGACCCTTCCCCAAGTGGCCAGGGCAATGGCCGACGACTTACCTGGCGATCGCTGCTTTATGACCGCTGAGCAAATTCGGCAGACGTTCAGGCTCAGCTGA
- a CDS encoding PhzF family phenazine biosynthesis protein, translating into MTISLTQVDAFTDAAFGGNPAAVCALPEARPDRWMQQVAQEMNLSETAFFYPEGDGYRLRWFTPTVEVDLCGHATLATCHVLWSEGHLSNEQPATFHTRSGVLTARRLGDWIELNFPANPSHSIAEPDGLAEALGATPQAVVENSLGYLVELESVAVVRDLRPDFVALGQFPVHGVIVTSRGEAPYDFVSRFFAPALGINEDPVTGAAHCCLGPYWREKLGKTTFLAHQSSVRGGVVKVQDEGDRIWLSGQAITVFKGDLLH; encoded by the coding sequence ATGACCATTTCGCTAACTCAGGTTGATGCCTTTACTGATGCCGCTTTTGGCGGCAACCCAGCGGCGGTGTGCGCCCTACCCGAGGCTCGCCCCGATCGCTGGATGCAGCAGGTGGCCCAAGAGATGAACCTCTCAGAAACCGCCTTTTTCTACCCCGAGGGCGACGGCTACCGGCTGCGCTGGTTTACCCCCACCGTAGAGGTCGACCTGTGCGGCCATGCCACCCTAGCCACCTGCCACGTGCTGTGGAGCGAGGGTCACCTGAGCAACGAACAGCCCGCTACGTTCCATACCCGCAGCGGTGTGCTCACGGCCCGCCGCCTCGGCGATTGGATTGAGCTCAACTTTCCAGCCAACCCGTCCCACTCCATTGCTGAACCTGACGGTTTGGCAGAGGCCCTAGGCGCAACCCCCCAAGCCGTCGTTGAAAATTCCTTGGGCTATTTGGTCGAGCTAGAGTCGGTGGCGGTGGTGCGCGATCTGCGACCCGACTTCGTCGCCCTTGGGCAATTCCCTGTCCACGGCGTGATTGTCACCAGCCGAGGCGAAGCGCCCTACGATTTTGTCTCTCGGTTTTTTGCCCCCGCCCTCGGCATCAACGAAGACCCGGTCACCGGAGCTGCCCACTGCTGCCTCGGCCCCTACTGGCGAGAAAAGCTGGGCAAAACCACTTTTCTCGCCCACCAGTCATCGGTCCGGGGTGGCGTAGTCAAAGTGCAGGATGAAGGCGATCGCATTTGGCTCAGCGGCCAAGCTATCACCGTCTTTAAAGGAGATTTGCTGCACTGA
- a CDS encoding GNAT family N-acetyltransferase, translating into MQIEVTTWYLEMLDPAQLRPKLSEHPHLEIRQAEVPCPELSRFLYASVGGQWYWCDRLSWSRDHWLTYLNRPQVETWIAYISGTPAGYIELEEHPQGDVEITCFGLLPQFIGQGIGGHLLTVGIQRAWNWGANRVWVHTCSLDGPFAYKNYESRGFTRYDTKVAIEDLPDSPPGPWPNSNTSLRAS; encoded by the coding sequence ATGCAGATCGAGGTCACCACCTGGTATTTGGAAATGCTCGACCCGGCTCAGCTGCGGCCCAAGCTCAGCGAGCATCCCCATCTGGAGATTCGCCAGGCCGAGGTGCCCTGCCCAGAATTAAGCCGGTTTCTTTATGCCAGCGTGGGTGGTCAGTGGTACTGGTGCGATCGCCTCTCCTGGAGCCGCGATCACTGGCTCACCTACCTCAACCGCCCCCAGGTCGAAACTTGGATAGCTTACATCTCGGGTACCCCAGCGGGCTATATCGAGCTAGAAGAACACCCCCAAGGCGACGTCGAAATCACCTGCTTTGGTCTGCTGCCCCAGTTTATTGGCCAGGGCATTGGAGGGCATCTGCTCACGGTGGGCATACAGCGCGCCTGGAATTGGGGAGCCAACCGTGTATGGGTACATACCTGTAGCCTCGATGGCCCCTTCGCCTACAAAAACTACGAGTCACGTGGGTTCACCCGCTACGACACCAAAGTTGCGATCGAAGACCTGCCGGATAGTCCCCCCGGCCCTTGGCCAAACAGCAACACCTCGCTCCGTGCCTCCTGA